The Drosophila bipectinata strain 14024-0381.07 chromosome 2L, DbipHiC1v2, whole genome shotgun sequence genome has a segment encoding these proteins:
- the LOC108131231 gene encoding uncharacterized protein isoform X1: protein MYAAAGGASLASRQARQRQRQQKKNQQLQAKLHPPKAAGAAGSGGSGDLGASTPTRGQSRQFHQLPTNYLRAPQAQGRKLSATYTTQSKLLLPIDEGDTQSVLQLRMHSHSHAHAHAHSHSHGPAAHAHGFHSHAVVQTPYQQFASSHGRASPKLVHRHSGSSSAGFHPASSAAGGQLHKSATATLPLVSQMEDGDADAEASTSPSAVAGVKTTVTSLESATPTSPPLASTSAAAAAALAAEAAAEGEFAGAAAMFVPHHDAIIVTPATPMASPGHVAKLRRPGPEELLETSTAERQPLTAGHLDDDEEEEPLHPAPGQLERKCSVYRMRRSDAFEQDAGGVLKRQLRELQFSTGVQQTQYEPLLADEPQLLFKGLGGRKMQICGYCEEGICVCEHLECAQGRAARLERGRRCSVQDQQQQQATCHRRWVKRNRIQDASLGGSSDDEDFLGVLRGPSTFANAFLYVGLGTVALGLVIAFVGTGEKGFKTVELRLIGPSLIGLGLICCILRILFCICPSHCISSSKKTHKKNGNKIDADHTTSLLRKESKRVFIAREPSIQPKYPIAHKRSQSKMLNEGMEALRQIATTSLFMQNEQKTAINRVVPIINEPESGDAPLEMKKLQTALNACEMSDEEQDKEQDQEQQQQQQIAKHTTTTTTATKATTAVTSSTTKDPTAISRVTRATTLSTVDEKPDSKLVRQRVALQQQRQQQQQMQLESQVSKSQSLSSSSTVKDSLDGGVVEVEETSLVDATASVPSTTLPSSCSTGAIPRISRPGISTGATPKTTTTTPTTSTRLPTSQSHPTSYDLPPALPHTYSATATVRGPLGMSMSSSAYAMPASARIGTPLGSGSGSTGAGTTAGTQPPTTTTISLLPLPAPPTMATATVATIPGQVLEASGATSLSLSLMQPMSTMRPATASGLTTSSFTTSAALDPHRSHPSSAGSVMGRGSLLLAPPKSSAGAATGSVASSSKFEPELVLSPAKLGQ from the exons ATGTATGCAGCTGCTGGAGGCGCCTCGCTGGCCTCGCGCCAAGCCCGCCAGCGCCAGCGGCAGCAGAAGAAGAACCAACAACTACAGGCGAAACTACATCCACCGAAGGCGGCCGGGGCGGCGGGCTCCGGGGGGTCCGGCGATCTTGGCGCCTCCACGCCCACCCGCGGCCAGTCCCGGCAGTTCCACCAACTGCCGACCAACTACCTGCGGGCGCCCCAGGCCCAGGGCCGCAAGCTGAGCGCCACCTATACGACGCAATCGAAGCTCCTACTGCCAATCGACGAGGGCGACACCCAGTCGGTGCTGCAGCTGCGCATGCACTCCCACTCGCACGCCCATGCCCACGCCCACTCGCACTCACACGGGCCCGCCGCGCACGCCCACGGATTCCACAGTCATGCGGTAGTGCAGACGCCCTACCAGCAGTTCGCCTCGTCACACGGACGCGCCTCACCGAAGCTGGTGCATCGGCActccggcagcagcagcgccgGATTCCATCCGGCATCCTCAGCCGCCGGTGGACAGCTGCACAAATCCGCCACGGCCACCCTGCCGCTGGTCTCCCAAATGGAGGACGGGGATGCGGATGCAGAAGCATCGACGTCGCCATCGGCTGTGGCCGGCGTTAAAACGACAGTGACCTCGTTGGAGTCAGCCACGCCTACGTCTCCCCCGCTGGCCAGCACttctgctgccgctgccgccgctcTAGCAGCCGAAGCCGCGGCGGAGGGAGAGTTTGCTGGCGCCGCCGCCATGTTTGTGCCCCACCATGATGCCATCATTGTAACGCCGGCCACGCCCATGGCCTCGCCGGGCCACGTGGCCAAGCTCCGGCGACCGGGACCGGAGGAGCTGCTGGAGACGTCTACCGCCGAACGCCAGCCCCTGACCGCCGGCCATTTGGACgatgacgaggaggaggagccccTACATCCGGCACCTGGACAATTGGAGCGCAAGTGCAGCGTCTATCGGATGCGCCGGAGTGACGCCTTCGAGCAGGATGCTGGCGGCGTGCTGAAAAGGCAGCTCCGGGAACTCCAGTTCAGCACAGGAGTCCAGCAGACGCAGTACGAGCCACTCCTGGCCGACGAGCCGCAGCTTCTCTTCAAGGGACTGGGCGGGCGGAAGATGCAGATCTGCGGCTACTGCGAGGAGGGCATCTGTGTGTGCGAGCACCTCGAG TGCGCCCAGGGACGAGCCGCCAGGTTGGAGCGCGGCCGACGCTGCAGCGTCCAGgatcagcaacaacagcaggcCACCTGCCACCGACGCTGGGTGAAGCGCAACCGA ATACAAGACGCCTCCTTGGGCGGCTCTTCGGACGATGAGGACTTTCTGGGCGTTCTGCGCGGTCCCAGCACCTTTGCAAATGCCTTTCTCTACGTAGGCCTGGGCACTGTGGCACTGGGCCTGGTCATCGCATTCGTTGGCACCGGCGAGAAGGGCTTCAAAACCGTGGAACTAAGACTTATAGGCCCATCTCTTATAG GATTGGGCCTGATCTGTTGCATTTTACGCATTCTTTTCTGCATCTGTCCATCGCACTGCATCTCATCCAGCAAGAAGACGCACAAGaaaaatggcaacaaaataGATGCGGACCACACAACATCGCTGCTCCGGAAGGAAAGCAAGAGAGTGTTCATAGCCAGAGAACCCAGTATACAG CCGAAATATCCCATAGCGCACAAACGGAGCCAAAGCAAAATGCTCAACGAGGGCATGGAGGCACTGCGTCAAATAGCCACCACATCGCTGTTCATGCAGAATGAGCAGAAAACCGCCATAAATCGGGTGGTGCCGATCATCAATGAGCCGGAGAGCGGTG atgCTCCACTGGAGATGAAGAAACTGCAGACGGCTCTGAATGCCTGCGAAATGAGCGATGAGGAGCAGGATAAGGAGCAGgatcaggagcagcagcagcaacagcagattGCCAAACatacaaccacaacaacaacagcaacaaaagccACAACTGCCGTTACGAGTAGTACCACCAAAGACCCAACAGCCATCTCGAGAGTAACGAGGGCAACCACATTGAGCACCGTGGACGAGAAGCCCGACAGCAAACTGGTGCGGCAACGTGTGGCCCTGCAACAGCAAcgccagcaacaacagcagatGCAACTGGAGTCGCAGGTCTCAAAATCACAGTCGctgtcctcctcctcgacgGTGAAGGACTCCCTGGATGGCGGCGTTGTGGAGGTGGAGGAGACCTCCCTTGTGGATGCCACTGCCTCGGTACCATCGACCACGTTGCCGAGTAGCTGCAGTACTGGAGCCATACCAAGGATCTCGCGGCCGGGCATCTCGACGGGAGCCACGCCCaaaacgacaacgacaacgccCACCACCAGCACCCGACTGCCCACATCCCAGTCGCATCCCACGAGCTACGACCTGCCGCCGGCCCTGCCGCACACGTACTCCGCTACAGCAACGGTACGTGGACCACTGGGCATGTCGATGAGTAGCTCCGCCTATGCCATGCCAGCCAGTGCCAGAATAGGAACACCGTTAGGATCAGGATCGGGATCGACTGGAGCGGGAACGACAGCAGGAACGCAGCCTCCCACCACCACAACGATCAGTTTGCTGCCGCTACCGGCGCCGCCGACAATGGCCACCGCCACTGTGGCCACTATACCCGGCCAGGTGCTGGAGGCCTCTGGGGCCACGAGTCTGAGTCTGAGCTTAATGCAACCCATGTCGACAATGCGACCGGCCACGGCGTCGGGCCTAACCACCTCGTCGTTCACCACCAGCGCCGCCCTGGATCCCCACAGATCACACCCGTCATCCGCCGGATCGGTAATGGGGCGTGGCAGCCTACTCCTGGCCCCGCCGAAATCGTCCGCGGGGGCGGCGACGGGTTCGGTGGCGTCGTCGAGCAAATTCGAGCCAGAACTGGTGCTCAGTCCGGCTAAACTTGGCCAGTAG
- the LOC108131231 gene encoding streptococcal hemagglutinin isoform X4, which translates to MQAALMLRSKSRVARRRKLRKLGGRLELPSNVATKEIAPFPRYPPESWCAQGRAARLERGRRCSVQDQQQQQATCHRRWVKRNRIQDASLGGSSDDEDFLGVLRGPSTFANAFLYVGLGTVALGLVIAFVGTGEKGFKTVELRLIGPSLIGLGLICCILRILFCICPSHCISSSKKTHKKNGNKIDADHTTSLLRKESKRVFIAREPSIQPKYPIAHKRSQSKMLNEGMEALRQIATTSLFMQNEQKTAINRVVPIINEPESGDAPLEMKKLQTALNACEMSDEEQDKEQDQEQQQQQQIAKHTTTTTTATKATTAVTSSTTKDPTAISRVTRATTLSTVDEKPDSKLVRQRVALQQQRQQQQQMQLESQVSKSQSLSSSSTVKDSLDGGVVEVEETSLVDATASVPSTTLPSSCSTGAIPRISRPGISTGATPKTTTTTPTTSTRLPTSQSHPTSYDLPPALPHTYSATATVRGPLGMSMSSSAYAMPASARIGTPLGSGSGSTGAGTTAGTQPPTTTTISLLPLPAPPTMATATVATIPGQVLEASGATSLSLSLMQPMSTMRPATASGLTTSSFTTSAALDPHRSHPSSAGSVMGRGSLLLAPPKSSAGAATGSVASSSKFEPELVLSPAKLGQ; encoded by the exons ATGCAGGCCGCATTGATGCTAAGATCGAAATCTCGGGTGGCGAGAAGAAGAAAGCTACGAAAATTAGGTGGAAGACTTGAGTTGCCTAGTAATGTAGCAACTAAAGAAATAGCTCCATTTCCTCGTTATCCACCTGAGTCATGg TGCGCCCAGGGACGAGCCGCCAGGTTGGAGCGCGGCCGACGCTGCAGCGTCCAGgatcagcaacaacagcaggcCACCTGCCACCGACGCTGGGTGAAGCGCAACCGA ATACAAGACGCCTCCTTGGGCGGCTCTTCGGACGATGAGGACTTTCTGGGCGTTCTGCGCGGTCCCAGCACCTTTGCAAATGCCTTTCTCTACGTAGGCCTGGGCACTGTGGCACTGGGCCTGGTCATCGCATTCGTTGGCACCGGCGAGAAGGGCTTCAAAACCGTGGAACTAAGACTTATAGGCCCATCTCTTATAG GATTGGGCCTGATCTGTTGCATTTTACGCATTCTTTTCTGCATCTGTCCATCGCACTGCATCTCATCCAGCAAGAAGACGCACAAGaaaaatggcaacaaaataGATGCGGACCACACAACATCGCTGCTCCGGAAGGAAAGCAAGAGAGTGTTCATAGCCAGAGAACCCAGTATACAG CCGAAATATCCCATAGCGCACAAACGGAGCCAAAGCAAAATGCTCAACGAGGGCATGGAGGCACTGCGTCAAATAGCCACCACATCGCTGTTCATGCAGAATGAGCAGAAAACCGCCATAAATCGGGTGGTGCCGATCATCAATGAGCCGGAGAGCGGTG atgCTCCACTGGAGATGAAGAAACTGCAGACGGCTCTGAATGCCTGCGAAATGAGCGATGAGGAGCAGGATAAGGAGCAGgatcaggagcagcagcagcaacagcagattGCCAAACatacaaccacaacaacaacagcaacaaaagccACAACTGCCGTTACGAGTAGTACCACCAAAGACCCAACAGCCATCTCGAGAGTAACGAGGGCAACCACATTGAGCACCGTGGACGAGAAGCCCGACAGCAAACTGGTGCGGCAACGTGTGGCCCTGCAACAGCAAcgccagcaacaacagcagatGCAACTGGAGTCGCAGGTCTCAAAATCACAGTCGctgtcctcctcctcgacgGTGAAGGACTCCCTGGATGGCGGCGTTGTGGAGGTGGAGGAGACCTCCCTTGTGGATGCCACTGCCTCGGTACCATCGACCACGTTGCCGAGTAGCTGCAGTACTGGAGCCATACCAAGGATCTCGCGGCCGGGCATCTCGACGGGAGCCACGCCCaaaacgacaacgacaacgccCACCACCAGCACCCGACTGCCCACATCCCAGTCGCATCCCACGAGCTACGACCTGCCGCCGGCCCTGCCGCACACGTACTCCGCTACAGCAACGGTACGTGGACCACTGGGCATGTCGATGAGTAGCTCCGCCTATGCCATGCCAGCCAGTGCCAGAATAGGAACACCGTTAGGATCAGGATCGGGATCGACTGGAGCGGGAACGACAGCAGGAACGCAGCCTCCCACCACCACAACGATCAGTTTGCTGCCGCTACCGGCGCCGCCGACAATGGCCACCGCCACTGTGGCCACTATACCCGGCCAGGTGCTGGAGGCCTCTGGGGCCACGAGTCTGAGTCTGAGCTTAATGCAACCCATGTCGACAATGCGACCGGCCACGGCGTCGGGCCTAACCACCTCGTCGTTCACCACCAGCGCCGCCCTGGATCCCCACAGATCACACCCGTCATCCGCCGGATCGGTAATGGGGCGTGGCAGCCTACTCCTGGCCCCGCCGAAATCGTCCGCGGGGGCGGCGACGGGTTCGGTGGCGTCGTCGAGCAAATTCGAGCCAGAACTGGTGCTCAGTCCGGCTAAACTTGGCCAGTAG
- the LOC108131231 gene encoding serine-rich adhesin for platelets isoform X5 codes for MQAALMLRSKSRVARRRKLRKLGGRLELPSNVATKEIAPFPRYPPESWKNTYVTTPPAPPPQPPTPPPECAQGRAARLERGRRCSVQDQQQQQATCHRRWVKRNRIQDASLGGSSDDEDFLGVLRGPSTFANAFLYVGLGTVALGLVIAFVGTGEKGFKTVELRLIGPSLIGLGLICCILRILFCICPSHCISSSKKTHKKNGNKIDADHTTSLLRKESKRVFIAREPSIQPKYPIAHKRSQSKMLNEGMEALRQIATTSLFMQNEQKTAINRVVPIINEPESGDAPLEMKKLQTALNACEMSDEEQDKEQDQEQQQQQQIAKHTTTTTTATKATTAVTSSTTKDPTAISRVTRATTLSTVDEKPDSKLVRQRVALQQQRQQQQQMQLESQVSKSQSLSSSSTVKDSLDGGVVEVEETSLVDATASVPSTTLPSSCSTGAIPRISRPGISTGATPKTTTTTPTTSTRLPTSQSHPTSYDLPPALPHTYSATATVRGPLGMSMSSSAYAMPASARIGTPLGSGSGSTGAGTTAGTQPPTTTTISLLPLPAPPTMATATVATIPGQVLEASGATSLSLSLMQPMSTMRPATASGLTTSSFTTSAALDPHRSHPSSAGSVMGRGSLLLAPPKSSAGAATGSVASSSKFEPELVLSPAKLGQ; via the exons ATGCAGGCCGCATTGATGCTAAGATCGAAATCTCGGGTGGCGAGAAGAAGAAAGCTACGAAAATTAGGTGGAAGACTTGAGTTGCCTAGTAATGTAGCAACTAAAGAAATAGCTCCATTTCCTCGTTATCCACCTGAGTCATGg AAAAACACATACGTGACAACGCCACCGGCGCCGCCGCCGCAACCGCCTACGCCACCGCCGGAA TGCGCCCAGGGACGAGCCGCCAGGTTGGAGCGCGGCCGACGCTGCAGCGTCCAGgatcagcaacaacagcaggcCACCTGCCACCGACGCTGGGTGAAGCGCAACCGA ATACAAGACGCCTCCTTGGGCGGCTCTTCGGACGATGAGGACTTTCTGGGCGTTCTGCGCGGTCCCAGCACCTTTGCAAATGCCTTTCTCTACGTAGGCCTGGGCACTGTGGCACTGGGCCTGGTCATCGCATTCGTTGGCACCGGCGAGAAGGGCTTCAAAACCGTGGAACTAAGACTTATAGGCCCATCTCTTATAG GATTGGGCCTGATCTGTTGCATTTTACGCATTCTTTTCTGCATCTGTCCATCGCACTGCATCTCATCCAGCAAGAAGACGCACAAGaaaaatggcaacaaaataGATGCGGACCACACAACATCGCTGCTCCGGAAGGAAAGCAAGAGAGTGTTCATAGCCAGAGAACCCAGTATACAG CCGAAATATCCCATAGCGCACAAACGGAGCCAAAGCAAAATGCTCAACGAGGGCATGGAGGCACTGCGTCAAATAGCCACCACATCGCTGTTCATGCAGAATGAGCAGAAAACCGCCATAAATCGGGTGGTGCCGATCATCAATGAGCCGGAGAGCGGTG atgCTCCACTGGAGATGAAGAAACTGCAGACGGCTCTGAATGCCTGCGAAATGAGCGATGAGGAGCAGGATAAGGAGCAGgatcaggagcagcagcagcaacagcagattGCCAAACatacaaccacaacaacaacagcaacaaaagccACAACTGCCGTTACGAGTAGTACCACCAAAGACCCAACAGCCATCTCGAGAGTAACGAGGGCAACCACATTGAGCACCGTGGACGAGAAGCCCGACAGCAAACTGGTGCGGCAACGTGTGGCCCTGCAACAGCAAcgccagcaacaacagcagatGCAACTGGAGTCGCAGGTCTCAAAATCACAGTCGctgtcctcctcctcgacgGTGAAGGACTCCCTGGATGGCGGCGTTGTGGAGGTGGAGGAGACCTCCCTTGTGGATGCCACTGCCTCGGTACCATCGACCACGTTGCCGAGTAGCTGCAGTACTGGAGCCATACCAAGGATCTCGCGGCCGGGCATCTCGACGGGAGCCACGCCCaaaacgacaacgacaacgccCACCACCAGCACCCGACTGCCCACATCCCAGTCGCATCCCACGAGCTACGACCTGCCGCCGGCCCTGCCGCACACGTACTCCGCTACAGCAACGGTACGTGGACCACTGGGCATGTCGATGAGTAGCTCCGCCTATGCCATGCCAGCCAGTGCCAGAATAGGAACACCGTTAGGATCAGGATCGGGATCGACTGGAGCGGGAACGACAGCAGGAACGCAGCCTCCCACCACCACAACGATCAGTTTGCTGCCGCTACCGGCGCCGCCGACAATGGCCACCGCCACTGTGGCCACTATACCCGGCCAGGTGCTGGAGGCCTCTGGGGCCACGAGTCTGAGTCTGAGCTTAATGCAACCCATGTCGACAATGCGACCGGCCACGGCGTCGGGCCTAACCACCTCGTCGTTCACCACCAGCGCCGCCCTGGATCCCCACAGATCACACCCGTCATCCGCCGGATCGGTAATGGGGCGTGGCAGCCTACTCCTGGCCCCGCCGAAATCGTCCGCGGGGGCGGCGACGGGTTCGGTGGCGTCGTCGAGCAAATTCGAGCCAGAACTGGTGCTCAGTCCGGCTAAACTTGGCCAGTAG
- the LOC108131231 gene encoding serine-rich adhesin for platelets isoform X2, with protein sequence MALVAHRMMLPSRHRRSTTQQQVARNKVGVLLVPSVADYCAGGGEQLSTPQPTPAASQQNLNLQVEPPPEPGDSNNSSGNLKCAQGRAARLERGRRCSVQDQQQQQATCHRRWVKRNRIQDASLGGSSDDEDFLGVLRGPSTFANAFLYVGLGTVALGLVIAFVGTGEKGFKTVELRLIGPSLIGLGLICCILRILFCICPSHCISSSKKTHKKNGNKIDADHTTSLLRKESKRVFIAREPSIQPKYPIAHKRSQSKMLNEGMEALRQIATTSLFMQNEQKTAINRVVPIINEPESGDAPLEMKKLQTALNACEMSDEEQDKEQDQEQQQQQQIAKHTTTTTTATKATTAVTSSTTKDPTAISRVTRATTLSTVDEKPDSKLVRQRVALQQQRQQQQQMQLESQVSKSQSLSSSSTVKDSLDGGVVEVEETSLVDATASVPSTTLPSSCSTGAIPRISRPGISTGATPKTTTTTPTTSTRLPTSQSHPTSYDLPPALPHTYSATATVRGPLGMSMSSSAYAMPASARIGTPLGSGSGSTGAGTTAGTQPPTTTTISLLPLPAPPTMATATVATIPGQVLEASGATSLSLSLMQPMSTMRPATASGLTTSSFTTSAALDPHRSHPSSAGSVMGRGSLLLAPPKSSAGAATGSVASSSKFEPELVLSPAKLGQ encoded by the exons ATGGCTCTGGTCGCCCACCGAATGATGCTGCCCTCGCGGCACCGCCGCTCCACCACCCAACAGCAGGTAGCCCGCAACAAGGTGGGTGTCCTGCTGGTGCCCAGCGTGGCGGATTATTGTGCCGGCGGCGGCGAGCAGCTCTCCACGCCCCAGCCCACGCCGGCCGCCTCCCAGCAGAACCTTAACCTGCAAGTGGAGCCGCCACCGGAGCCCGGCGACAGCAACAATAGCAGCGGCAACCTCAAA TGCGCCCAGGGACGAGCCGCCAGGTTGGAGCGCGGCCGACGCTGCAGCGTCCAGgatcagcaacaacagcaggcCACCTGCCACCGACGCTGGGTGAAGCGCAACCGA ATACAAGACGCCTCCTTGGGCGGCTCTTCGGACGATGAGGACTTTCTGGGCGTTCTGCGCGGTCCCAGCACCTTTGCAAATGCCTTTCTCTACGTAGGCCTGGGCACTGTGGCACTGGGCCTGGTCATCGCATTCGTTGGCACCGGCGAGAAGGGCTTCAAAACCGTGGAACTAAGACTTATAGGCCCATCTCTTATAG GATTGGGCCTGATCTGTTGCATTTTACGCATTCTTTTCTGCATCTGTCCATCGCACTGCATCTCATCCAGCAAGAAGACGCACAAGaaaaatggcaacaaaataGATGCGGACCACACAACATCGCTGCTCCGGAAGGAAAGCAAGAGAGTGTTCATAGCCAGAGAACCCAGTATACAG CCGAAATATCCCATAGCGCACAAACGGAGCCAAAGCAAAATGCTCAACGAGGGCATGGAGGCACTGCGTCAAATAGCCACCACATCGCTGTTCATGCAGAATGAGCAGAAAACCGCCATAAATCGGGTGGTGCCGATCATCAATGAGCCGGAGAGCGGTG atgCTCCACTGGAGATGAAGAAACTGCAGACGGCTCTGAATGCCTGCGAAATGAGCGATGAGGAGCAGGATAAGGAGCAGgatcaggagcagcagcagcaacagcagattGCCAAACatacaaccacaacaacaacagcaacaaaagccACAACTGCCGTTACGAGTAGTACCACCAAAGACCCAACAGCCATCTCGAGAGTAACGAGGGCAACCACATTGAGCACCGTGGACGAGAAGCCCGACAGCAAACTGGTGCGGCAACGTGTGGCCCTGCAACAGCAAcgccagcaacaacagcagatGCAACTGGAGTCGCAGGTCTCAAAATCACAGTCGctgtcctcctcctcgacgGTGAAGGACTCCCTGGATGGCGGCGTTGTGGAGGTGGAGGAGACCTCCCTTGTGGATGCCACTGCCTCGGTACCATCGACCACGTTGCCGAGTAGCTGCAGTACTGGAGCCATACCAAGGATCTCGCGGCCGGGCATCTCGACGGGAGCCACGCCCaaaacgacaacgacaacgccCACCACCAGCACCCGACTGCCCACATCCCAGTCGCATCCCACGAGCTACGACCTGCCGCCGGCCCTGCCGCACACGTACTCCGCTACAGCAACGGTACGTGGACCACTGGGCATGTCGATGAGTAGCTCCGCCTATGCCATGCCAGCCAGTGCCAGAATAGGAACACCGTTAGGATCAGGATCGGGATCGACTGGAGCGGGAACGACAGCAGGAACGCAGCCTCCCACCACCACAACGATCAGTTTGCTGCCGCTACCGGCGCCGCCGACAATGGCCACCGCCACTGTGGCCACTATACCCGGCCAGGTGCTGGAGGCCTCTGGGGCCACGAGTCTGAGTCTGAGCTTAATGCAACCCATGTCGACAATGCGACCGGCCACGGCGTCGGGCCTAACCACCTCGTCGTTCACCACCAGCGCCGCCCTGGATCCCCACAGATCACACCCGTCATCCGCCGGATCGGTAATGGGGCGTGGCAGCCTACTCCTGGCCCCGCCGAAATCGTCCGCGGGGGCGGCGACGGGTTCGGTGGCGTCGTCGAGCAAATTCGAGCCAGAACTGGTGCTCAGTCCGGCTAAACTTGGCCAGTAG
- the LOC108131235 gene encoding uncharacterized protein isoform X1 — protein MSDGYSIEDVAAYEEVDDAPERVLTLEEQNELAVQMIIKLAQKEHEDKSQDQVISEIKKRKEEDSARLCDINKFHSSFIRDNDQTEYGFKELMEDLNVSSSDESDDDDYDDYYAYVKNQKGVRGLFFHKLLSDDLL, from the exons ATGAGTGACGGTTATTCGATTGAAGATGTGGCTGCCTATGAGGAGGTAGATGATGCTCCGGAGAGAGTTCTTACTTTGGAGGAGCAGAACGAACTAGCCGTGCAGATGATTATCAAATTGGCACAAAAGGAGCACGAGGACAAGTCCCAAGATCAAGTAATTTCCGAAATAAAGAAGCGCAAAGAGGAAGATTCAGCGAGGCTATGTGATATTAACAAATTCCATTCAAGTTTTATCAGGGACAATGACCAGACCGAGTATGGCTTCAAGGAACTTATGGAGGATCTTAATGTTTCTTCTTCGGATGAGAGCGATGATGATGACTATGATGATTATTATGCATatgttaaaaaccaaaaaggtGTTAGAGGGTTATTTTTTCACAAACTTCT gagTGATGacttattataa
- the LOC108131235 gene encoding uncharacterized protein isoform X2, producing the protein MSDGYSIEDVAAYEEVDDAPERVLTLEEQNELAVQMIIKLAQKEHEDKSQDQFYQGQ; encoded by the exons ATGAGTGACGGTTATTCGATTGAAGATGTGGCTGCCTATGAGGAGGTAGATGATGCTCCGGAGAGAGTTCTTACTTTGGAGGAGCAGAACGAACTAGCCGTGCAGATGATTATCAAATTGGCACAAAAGGAGCACGAGGACAAGTCCCAAGATCAA TTTTATCAGGGACAATGA